A window of the Nibribacter ruber genome harbors these coding sequences:
- the uvrA gene encoding excinuclease ABC subunit UvrA: MTEDLIQDSEIDALDARENIIIKRARVHNLKNLSVALPRNQFIVVTGLSGSGKSSLAFDTLYAEGQRMYVESLSSYARQFLGRMDKPDVDYIRGISPAIAIEQKVSIRNNRSTVGTSTEIYDYLKLLYARIGKTISPVSGNEVKKDTVSSVVDNLMTLPNDTRIMILAPLQQNKDRKLSKELDLLLQKGYSRVLLNGEAFFIEELIGDDKPEPKGDVFVLIDRTVIKQDEEDESLQMRLADSVQTAFYEGHDECHVRIGDETRVFSNRFELDGMVFEEPNVNFFSFNNPYGACQTCEGWGSVLGIDPDLVIPDKSLTVFEGAIAPWRTEKQNEWLQPLVKNGIRFDFPIHRPYNELTEEQQELLWKGNKYFGGLTDFFKHISGQTHKIQYRVLLSRYRGRTVCPDCKGSRLRKDAGYVKVDGKSITDLVLMPVTKTLEFFEGLQLSEHDQAIADRLVTEVTNRLSYLTRVGLGYLTLNRLSNTLSGGESQRINLATSLGSALVGSMYILDEPSIGLHPKDADQLIGVLRSLQEMGNTVIVVEHEEGMMEVADQVLDIGPEAGSGGGNLMFQGTFQDLLKSDTYTGRYLSGRMEVPVPAQRRPWRNSIEVHGARENNLKNVSAKFPLNVMTVVTGVSGSGKSTLIKKILAPALIKSLGGHADATGKFDKLAGDMNRVAHVEFVDQNPIGKSSRSNPVTYVKAYDAIRTMYADQPLAKARGFKPSHFSFNIEGGRCEVCQGEGQVKIEMQFMADIYLTCEACEGQKFKQDILDITYRERNISQVLDMTIDDSLIFFEDQPKILEKLKPLQDVGLGYIRLGQSSNTLSGGEAQRVKLASFLTKGATPHNGNILFIFDEPSTGLHFHDISKLLTALNALVENGNTVLIIEHNMDIIKCADWIIDLGPEGGTNGGHLLFEGTPEDMIKLEDNHTAKYLKAKLLS; this comes from the coding sequence ATGACAGAAGATCTCATCCAAGACTCAGAAATAGACGCATTAGACGCCCGTGAGAACATCATCATCAAGCGGGCCCGCGTTCATAATTTAAAGAACCTGAGCGTGGCCCTGCCGCGCAACCAGTTCATCGTGGTAACGGGCCTTTCTGGCTCGGGCAAATCCTCCCTCGCGTTTGACACCCTCTACGCCGAAGGCCAGCGCATGTACGTGGAGAGCTTGAGCTCCTACGCCCGCCAGTTCCTGGGCCGCATGGACAAGCCCGATGTGGATTACATTAGGGGCATCAGTCCAGCCATTGCCATTGAGCAGAAGGTGAGCATCCGCAACAACCGCTCCACCGTGGGCACAAGCACCGAGATTTACGATTACCTCAAGCTGTTGTACGCCCGCATTGGCAAGACCATTTCGCCGGTGTCTGGCAATGAGGTGAAGAAAGATACCGTGTCTAGCGTGGTGGACAATCTGATGACCCTGCCCAACGACACGCGCATCATGATTCTGGCCCCGCTCCAGCAGAACAAAGACCGCAAACTCAGCAAAGAACTGGACCTGCTCTTGCAGAAAGGCTATTCCAGGGTATTGCTGAACGGAGAGGCCTTCTTTATTGAGGAACTCATTGGCGATGACAAACCAGAACCGAAGGGCGATGTCTTTGTACTCATTGACCGTACCGTCATCAAACAGGACGAGGAAGACGAAAGCCTGCAGATGCGCTTGGCGGACTCGGTGCAGACGGCGTTCTATGAAGGCCATGACGAATGCCACGTACGCATAGGTGACGAGACGCGCGTTTTCTCCAACCGTTTTGAGTTGGACGGAATGGTGTTTGAAGAGCCTAACGTCAATTTCTTCTCCTTCAACAACCCGTACGGCGCCTGCCAAACCTGCGAAGGCTGGGGAAGCGTCCTCGGCATTGACCCAGACCTGGTCATCCCAGATAAAAGCCTCACGGTTTTTGAAGGAGCCATCGCACCTTGGCGCACCGAAAAGCAGAACGAGTGGCTACAGCCTTTGGTCAAAAACGGCATTCGGTTTGATTTCCCTATTCATAGACCTTACAATGAGCTTACTGAGGAACAGCAGGAACTGCTCTGGAAAGGTAATAAGTACTTCGGAGGTCTGACAGATTTCTTCAAGCACATCTCAGGGCAGACGCATAAGATTCAGTACCGCGTGTTGTTGTCCCGTTACCGCGGTCGCACGGTTTGTCCAGACTGCAAAGGCTCACGCCTGCGCAAAGATGCCGGCTACGTGAAGGTAGACGGCAAAAGCATTACAGACTTGGTCTTGATGCCGGTGACCAAAACGCTGGAGTTTTTTGAAGGCTTACAACTAAGCGAACATGACCAAGCCATAGCAGATAGACTAGTCACCGAAGTGACCAACCGCTTGAGCTACTTAACGCGCGTAGGCTTGGGCTACCTTACCTTGAATAGACTTTCCAACACCTTATCTGGTGGCGAGAGCCAGCGCATCAACCTGGCCACTTCTTTGGGTAGTGCCTTGGTGGGTTCTATGTATATTTTGGATGAGCCTAGCATTGGCTTGCACCCCAAAGATGCCGACCAATTGATTGGCGTGTTGCGTTCTCTGCAGGAAATGGGCAATACCGTGATTGTGGTGGAGCACGAAGAAGGCATGATGGAAGTAGCAGACCAGGTTCTAGACATAGGCCCCGAGGCAGGCTCGGGCGGAGGTAATCTCATGTTCCAAGGCACGTTTCAGGACTTGCTGAAGAGTGATACCTACACGGGTCGTTACCTGAGCGGACGTATGGAGGTTCCGGTTCCGGCGCAACGCCGTCCTTGGCGTAACAGCATTGAAGTACACGGTGCCCGCGAAAACAACCTCAAAAACGTGAGCGCGAAGTTTCCGCTGAATGTGATGACGGTGGTGACGGGTGTGAGTGGCTCGGGTAAGTCTACTTTGATTAAAAAGATTCTGGCGCCTGCGCTTATCAAGTCTTTGGGCGGGCACGCAGATGCCACCGGTAAATTTGACAAGCTGGCCGGAGATATGAACCGCGTGGCCCACGTGGAGTTTGTGGACCAGAACCCGATTGGAAAGTCGTCGCGCTCTAACCCGGTAACTTACGTGAAAGCCTACGATGCCATCAGGACCATGTACGCTGACCAGCCATTGGCCAAAGCGCGCGGATTCAAACCATCGCATTTCTCCTTCAACATTGAAGGCGGTCGTTGCGAAGTCTGCCAGGGCGAAGGCCAGGTGAAGATTGAGATGCAGTTCATGGCTGATATCTACCTAACCTGTGAGGCCTGCGAAGGACAGAAGTTCAAGCAAGACATTCTGGACATCACCTACCGTGAGCGTAACATCTCGCAGGTGCTGGACATGACCATTGACGACAGCTTGATTTTCTTTGAAGACCAGCCTAAGATTCTGGAGAAACTGAAGCCTTTGCAAGACGTGGGCTTGGGTTATATCCGCTTGGGCCAGTCCAGCAATACCTTGTCGGGTGGCGAGGCTCAGCGCGTGAAACTGGCATCCTTCTTAACCAAAGGCGCCACCCCACATAACGGCAACATCCTGTTCATTTTTGATGAGCCCAGCACGGGTCTGCACTTCCATGACATCAGCAAGCTCTTAACCGCCCTGAACGCCCTGGTAGAAAATGGCAACACCGTCCTCATCATTGAGCACAACATGGACATCATTAAATGCGCGGACTGGATTATTGACCTCGGTCCCGAAGGCGGTACCAACGGTGGTCACCTGCTGTTTGAGGGCACACCAGAAGACATGATTAAGCTAGAAGACAACCACACTGCCAAGTACCTAAAGGCGAAGTTGCTATCCTAA
- the tpiA gene encoding triose-phosphate isomerase, with the protein MRKNIVAGNWKMNKTYQDALALVSEIENMVRDEVTTDNVEVIITPPFPFLQSIGKLIQGNDRIHLAAQDVSAHESGAYTGEVSASMLQSVGVEYVLVGHSERRQYHNEDADLLLKKMKAALGQGIKPIFCCGEPLEVRESEKHFEYVGQQLRDTVAHLSNEEFDQIVVAYEPIWAIGTGRTASSQQAQDMHAYIREELSRLFDAEAAFNKTILYGGSANPGNAKELFAQPDVDGGLIGGASLKSRDFTDIIKSF; encoded by the coding sequence ATGAGAAAGAACATTGTTGCCGGCAACTGGAAAATGAACAAGACCTACCAAGACGCGTTGGCGCTGGTAAGCGAGATTGAGAACATGGTACGCGATGAAGTCACCACAGACAATGTGGAAGTGATTATCACTCCTCCGTTCCCGTTCCTTCAGTCCATTGGTAAGTTGATCCAAGGCAACGACCGCATTCATTTGGCCGCGCAAGATGTGAGCGCCCATGAGAGCGGTGCCTATACCGGCGAGGTCTCTGCTTCTATGCTGCAGTCGGTGGGTGTGGAGTACGTGTTGGTAGGCCACTCTGAGCGTCGTCAGTACCACAATGAAGACGCCGATTTACTGTTGAAGAAAATGAAAGCCGCTTTAGGCCAAGGCATCAAGCCAATTTTCTGTTGCGGTGAGCCTTTGGAAGTACGTGAGTCTGAGAAGCACTTTGAGTACGTGGGCCAGCAATTGAGAGACACCGTAGCGCACTTGAGCAACGAAGAGTTCGATCAGATTGTAGTCGCCTATGAACCTATCTGGGCGATTGGCACCGGACGCACGGCCAGCAGCCAGCAGGCGCAGGATATGCACGCGTACATCAGAGAAGAACTGTCTAGACTGTTTGATGCTGAAGCTGCCTTCAACAAAACCATCTTGTACGGCGGTAGCGCCAACCCAGGAAACGCCAAAGAACTGTTCGCGCAGCCAGACGTGGACGGCGGTCTAATTGGTGGTGCTTCTTTGAAATCAAGAGACTTCACAGACATCATCAAGTCCTTCTAA
- a CDS encoding YifB family Mg chelatase-like AAA ATPase, which yields MLVKTFGSAVQGVHAYTITIEVNVTPGTKYFLVGLPDNAIKESEQRIESALKHHGYRMPRQKVVINMAPADVRKEGSAYDLPIALGILAASDQLVAERLSEYVIMGELALGGELRPIKGVLPIAIQARKEGFKGIILPIQNAQEAAIVNNLDVIGVSTLKEAIDFLNDEVEIKPITIDTRDIFQATVHQYTADFADVQGQENIKRALEIAAAGGHNVIMIGPPGAGKTMLAKRLPSILPPLTLHEALETTKIHSVVGKLGKQASLLAQRPFRAPHHTISDVALVGGGGNPQPGEISLAHNGVLFLDELPEFKRTVLEVMRQPLEERRVTISRAKVSIDFPANFMLVASMNPCPCGYYNHPEKECVCGPGVVQRYLNKVSGPLLDRIDLHVEVTPVSFDQMTEVRRTESSGDIRERVERARKWQAVRFADFPEIHSNSMMPPQMVKDLCPINEAGRLLLKAAMEKLGLSARAYDRILKVSRTIADLSGSENIKIEHLAEAIQYRSLDREGWAG from the coding sequence ATGCTAGTTAAAACCTTCGGCAGTGCGGTGCAGGGCGTGCATGCCTACACCATTACCATTGAAGTAAACGTCACACCCGGTACCAAGTACTTTTTAGTAGGCCTACCAGACAATGCTATCAAGGAAAGCGAGCAACGCATAGAATCTGCTCTCAAGCACCACGGCTACCGCATGCCGCGCCAAAAAGTGGTCATCAACATGGCCCCCGCCGACGTGCGCAAAGAAGGCTCGGCGTATGATTTGCCCATTGCCCTGGGCATCTTGGCTGCCTCAGACCAGTTGGTCGCAGAGCGTTTGAGTGAGTATGTGATCATGGGCGAGTTGGCTTTGGGCGGCGAATTGCGACCTATCAAAGGTGTGTTGCCCATTGCCATTCAGGCCAGAAAAGAAGGCTTTAAAGGCATCATCCTCCCCATCCAAAACGCGCAAGAAGCGGCCATTGTCAATAACCTGGACGTGATTGGCGTCTCTACGCTAAAAGAAGCCATTGATTTCTTGAACGATGAGGTAGAGATAAAGCCCATCACCATTGACACCAGAGACATCTTCCAGGCCACCGTGCACCAATACACCGCCGACTTTGCCGATGTGCAGGGTCAGGAAAACATTAAGCGGGCCTTGGAGATTGCCGCCGCCGGTGGCCATAATGTGATCATGATAGGTCCGCCGGGTGCCGGCAAGACCATGCTGGCCAAGCGCCTGCCTTCTATTCTGCCTCCGCTTACCTTGCATGAGGCGCTGGAGACCACCAAGATTCATTCGGTAGTTGGCAAGCTGGGCAAACAGGCTTCGCTCTTGGCGCAACGTCCTTTCAGGGCGCCGCATCATACCATTTCAGATGTTGCTTTGGTAGGCGGTGGAGGCAATCCCCAGCCCGGCGAAATCTCCCTCGCCCACAACGGTGTCCTCTTCCTAGATGAGTTGCCTGAGTTTAAACGCACGGTGCTGGAAGTAATGCGCCAACCCCTGGAGGAACGCAGAGTGACCATCTCCCGCGCCAAAGTGAGCATAGATTTCCCAGCGAATTTTATGTTGGTGGCCAGCATGAACCCCTGCCCCTGCGGTTACTACAACCATCCCGAGAAAGAATGTGTCTGCGGCCCGGGCGTGGTACAGCGGTATTTGAACAAGGTGAGCGGTCCATTATTAGACCGCATAGACCTGCACGTAGAGGTCACGCCTGTCTCTTTTGACCAGATGACCGAGGTACGCCGTACCGAAAGCAGCGGCGACATTCGCGAGCGCGTGGAGAGAGCCAGAAAATGGCAGGCCGTGCGCTTCGCGGATTTCCCCGAGATTCATTCCAACTCCATGATGCCGCCCCAGATGGTGAAAGACCTCTGCCCTATTAATGAGGCTGGCCGTCTGTTATTGAAGGCCGCCATGGAAAAGCTGGGCCTTTCTGCCCGCGCCTATGACCGCATCTTAAAAGTAAGCCGCACTATTGCTGACCTGTCTGGTTCAGAAAACATTAAGATTGAGCACTTGGCAGAAGCCATCCAATACCGCAGCCTGGACCGCGAAGGCTGGGCAGGCTAA
- a CDS encoding dipeptidase gives MKDYINQNKDRFINELLDLLRIPSVSADPAFKGDVLKAAEFLKQKLQEAGADKAQLFETAGNPIVYAEKIIDPSLPTVLVYGHYDVQPADPYELWDSPPFEPVIKDEKIYARGACDDKGQTYMHVKAFETMMQQNQMPCNVKFMIEGEEEVGSVNLATFVKANTELLQSDVIVISDTGMLANDVPSVTTGLRGLSYHEVEVTGPNRDLHSGLYGGAVANPINVLCKMIASLHDENNHITIPGFYDNVDELSKEERAEMARAPFSLDDYKKALDLSDIHGEAGYSTMERNSIRPTLDVNGIWGGYTGEGAKTVIPSKAFAKISMRLVPHQTSEEITELFQKHFESIAPPSVKVVVKPHHGGEPVVTPTNSAGYQAAAKAMEDTFGKKPVPVRSGGSIPIVAMFKSVLGVDTVLMGFGLDSDAIHSPNEHFGIFNFMKGIETIPLFYKHFAELQK, from the coding sequence ATGAAAGACTATATCAACCAGAATAAAGACCGTTTCATCAATGAGCTCCTGGACCTTTTGCGTATTCCGTCTGTGAGTGCAGACCCGGCCTTTAAAGGCGATGTGCTCAAGGCCGCCGAGTTCCTGAAGCAGAAGCTACAAGAGGCCGGCGCAGACAAGGCCCAGCTGTTTGAAACCGCCGGTAATCCCATTGTGTACGCCGAAAAAATCATCGATCCTAGCCTGCCCACCGTGCTGGTGTACGGCCACTATGACGTGCAACCGGCAGACCCGTATGAACTCTGGGATTCGCCACCGTTTGAGCCGGTCATTAAGGATGAAAAGATTTACGCGCGCGGCGCTTGTGATGACAAAGGCCAGACCTACATGCACGTGAAGGCCTTTGAGACCATGATGCAGCAAAACCAGATGCCCTGCAACGTCAAGTTCATGATTGAGGGCGAAGAAGAAGTAGGCTCTGTGAACCTGGCCACCTTTGTGAAAGCCAACACAGAACTTCTCCAGTCAGATGTGATTGTGATTTCAGACACGGGCATGCTGGCCAATGACGTACCGTCTGTGACCACGGGTCTGCGCGGTCTCAGCTACCATGAAGTGGAAGTGACCGGCCCTAACCGCGACCTGCACTCTGGCTTATACGGCGGCGCCGTGGCTAATCCCATCAACGTACTCTGCAAGATGATTGCCTCTCTGCATGATGAGAACAACCACATCACCATTCCGGGTTTCTATGACAACGTAGACGAGTTGAGCAAAGAAGAGCGCGCCGAGATGGCCCGTGCCCCTTTCAGCTTAGACGATTATAAAAAAGCACTGGACTTGTCAGACATTCACGGCGAGGCGGGGTACAGCACCATGGAGCGCAATTCCATCAGGCCCACGCTAGACGTGAACGGCATCTGGGGCGGCTACACCGGCGAAGGCGCCAAAACGGTGATTCCTTCCAAGGCGTTCGCTAAGATATCCATGCGCCTGGTGCCGCACCAAACCTCAGAAGAAATCACAGAACTGTTCCAGAAGCACTTTGAATCAATCGCTCCGCCTAGCGTGAAAGTGGTAGTAAAACCGCACCACGGCGGAGAGCCGGTGGTAACGCCTACCAATTCGGCGGGTTACCAGGCGGCGGCTAAGGCCATGGAAGACACCTTCGGGAAGAAGCCTGTGCCGGTACGCAGCGGCGGAAGCATTCCGATTGTGGCCATGTTCAAGTCTGTGCTGGGCGTAGACACGGTGTTGATGGGCTTCGGGCTGGACTCAGATGCCATCCACTCACCCAACGAGCATTTTGGCATCTTCAACTTTATGAAGGGCATTGAGACCATTCCGTTGTTCTACAAGCACTTCGCGGAGCTGCAAAAGTAG
- a CDS encoding 30S ribosomal protein THX has product MGRGDLKSKKGKISKGSFGNSRPKKAKNELTKAEKLGGKKETKAPAATAE; this is encoded by the coding sequence ATGGGAAGAGGAGATCTTAAAAGCAAAAAAGGAAAGATTAGCAAAGGATCATTTGGCAACAGCCGCCCTAAAAAAGCCAAGAACGAACTGACCAAAGCCGAAAAACTAGGCGGCAAGAAAGAAACCAAAGCTCCCGCTGCCACCGCTGAATAA
- a CDS encoding porin family protein produces the protein MKKLVFVFAVLLSFSFAAQAQEGIKLGLKAGVNYSSLSGDGTDELDSQFGFHVGGFLDYGISEMVSIRPELLFSTKGFAVSGDGDNDFNQTLSYIDLPIMVRVNAGGLYFEGGPTLGYLVSVKEGETDDYKKFEFGYAAGLGYQMPSGLGIGLRYQGGLTSIIDNDDADKITNSVFQLGLSYTLGTK, from the coding sequence ATGAAAAAATTAGTATTCGTTTTTGCAGTGCTTTTAAGCTTCTCTTTTGCGGCTCAAGCCCAGGAAGGCATTAAACTAGGCTTGAAAGCCGGTGTGAACTACAGCTCCCTCAGCGGAGATGGCACAGATGAACTAGACTCTCAGTTTGGTTTCCATGTGGGTGGTTTCCTGGACTATGGCATTTCAGAGATGGTGTCTATTCGTCCAGAGTTGTTGTTCTCTACCAAAGGCTTTGCCGTAAGCGGAGACGGTGATAATGACTTCAACCAAACCTTAAGCTACATTGACTTGCCAATCATGGTAAGAGTAAACGCTGGTGGCTTGTATTTTGAAGGTGGTCCTACGTTGGGTTACCTGGTGTCTGTAAAAGAAGGCGAAACCGACGATTACAAGAAATTTGAGTTTGGTTACGCAGCTGGCCTGGGTTACCAAATGCCAAGCGGCTTAGGCATTGGCCTACGCTACCAAGGTGGTTTGACCAGCATCATTGACAATGATGACGCTGATAAAATCACTAACTCTGTATTCCAGTTAGGCTTAAGCTATACCTTGGGCACTAAATAA
- a CDS encoding porin family protein, with translation MKKAFILLAAVVGSFAAQAQTIGIKAGANYSNLSGDLKDEERFNNKVGFHGGLYANIPVISELLSIQPEFLYSNKGYKYDDKVETTLLGKEYRYEGSANFNYIDVPVLARVKAGGFFFEAGPQVSYLLNVNDKTKTYVDGQLQDRSTSEKSKEGYSDFEVGYAAGLGFATSGGVSLGLRYNGAFTDLSDDSPARGDFKDARHSVFQLSLGFPLSK, from the coding sequence ATGAAAAAAGCATTCATTCTTTTAGCTGCAGTAGTAGGATCTTTTGCAGCTCAAGCCCAGACAATTGGTATCAAAGCGGGGGCCAACTACTCCAACCTTTCCGGCGATCTGAAAGACGAGGAGCGCTTCAATAACAAAGTAGGCTTTCACGGCGGCTTGTACGCCAACATACCCGTCATCAGTGAATTGTTGTCTATTCAGCCAGAATTCCTGTATTCTAACAAAGGCTACAAGTATGATGACAAAGTGGAGACCACCCTGTTAGGCAAAGAATACCGCTATGAGGGCAGTGCCAACTTCAACTACATTGACGTACCGGTTTTGGCTAGAGTAAAAGCCGGCGGATTCTTCTTTGAGGCTGGCCCGCAAGTCTCTTACCTGCTTAACGTGAATGACAAGACCAAAACCTATGTAGACGGCCAGTTACAGGACAGATCTACCAGTGAGAAAAGCAAAGAAGGCTATTCAGACTTTGAGGTAGGCTACGCCGCTGGTTTAGGTTTTGCTACCTCGGGTGGTGTGAGCTTGGGCTTGCGTTACAACGGCGCCTTCACAGACCTGTCTGATGACTCTCCGGCCCGCGGCGACTTTAAAGATGCCCGTCACTCTGTCTTCCAGTTGTCCCTTGGCTTCCCGCTGAGCAAGTAA
- the prmA gene encoding 50S ribosomal protein L11 methyltransferase, with amino-acid sequence MDYIEVTFTSSPDYTDILIAELGELGYDTFQETENGFQAYAPEDQFSEEALQEVVERYSFAGSFPYEVKRIAKQNWNEEWEKNFEPLFIANQVSVRADFHPKPEGVQYDVVITPKMSFGTGHHETTTLMIENQLTLSHVGKRVLDMGCGTGILAIMAEQLGARQVLGVDIEDWTVENAQENAERNHCQTLEVRLGDASVLAGEAPFDMILANINRNVLLEDMPGYSNLLQPQGPLVLSGFYTEDLPLLQEKAAACGLTFETSRSKNNWVSAIFRKNQ; translated from the coding sequence ATGGATTATATTGAAGTAACGTTTACCAGCTCTCCAGACTATACAGACATCCTCATCGCGGAATTGGGCGAATTGGGCTATGACACGTTTCAGGAAACCGAGAACGGTTTTCAGGCCTATGCGCCCGAGGATCAGTTTTCTGAAGAGGCCTTGCAGGAGGTAGTGGAGCGGTACAGTTTTGCGGGCAGCTTTCCGTATGAGGTCAAGCGCATTGCCAAGCAGAACTGGAACGAAGAGTGGGAAAAGAACTTTGAGCCGCTCTTCATCGCCAACCAAGTGTCAGTGCGCGCAGATTTCCACCCTAAGCCAGAAGGCGTGCAGTATGATGTGGTGATCACGCCTAAAATGTCGTTCGGGACGGGTCACCATGAAACCACCACCCTCATGATTGAGAACCAATTGACCCTCAGTCACGTAGGCAAGCGCGTATTAGACATGGGCTGCGGCACCGGCATTCTGGCCATCATGGCAGAACAGCTGGGCGCCCGCCAGGTACTGGGCGTGGACATAGAAGACTGGACCGTGGAGAACGCCCAAGAGAACGCCGAGCGCAACCACTGCCAAACGCTGGAGGTACGCCTGGGTGATGCCTCTGTGCTGGCCGGCGAAGCCCCTTTTGACATGATCTTGGCCAACATCAATAGAAACGTTCTGCTGGAAGACATGCCCGGTTACAGCAACTTGCTCCAACCGCAAGGACCGCTGGTACTCAGCGGTTTTTACACCGAAGACCTGCCTCTGTTGCAGGAAAAGGCTGCTGCCTGCGGCCTTACGTTTGAGACTTCGCGCAGCAAGAACAACTGGGTTTCGGCCATTTTCCGGAAGAATCAATAA
- the plsY gene encoding glycerol-3-phosphate 1-O-acyltransferase PlsY codes for MEGIIIGGMFLAAYLIGALPTAVWVGQAYYGIDVREHGSGNAGATNTFRVLGKKPGAVVMLVDIFKGWTATSLAGFLLIFEAIPADQVVIYKIILGTLAVIGHVFPVYVGFKGGKGVATLMGMVLAVQTEVALICLAIFIVVLIAFKYVSLGSMLAAVAFPLLLLLPQFHPEEPLLMVFGVLIALLVIFTHRKNIGRLMHGVESKISFSGRKS; via the coding sequence ATGGAAGGAATTATCATTGGAGGGATGTTTTTGGCCGCTTACCTGATTGGTGCACTGCCTACCGCGGTTTGGGTGGGCCAGGCCTATTATGGCATAGACGTGCGCGAACATGGCAGCGGCAACGCGGGCGCTACCAACACCTTTAGGGTGCTGGGTAAAAAGCCGGGCGCGGTGGTGATGCTGGTAGATATTTTCAAAGGCTGGACGGCTACTTCGCTGGCGGGGTTCCTGCTTATTTTTGAGGCCATACCGGCAGACCAGGTAGTCATCTATAAAATCATTCTGGGCACGCTGGCCGTGATTGGGCACGTGTTTCCGGTGTACGTGGGCTTTAAGGGCGGCAAAGGCGTGGCCACGCTCATGGGTATGGTGCTGGCCGTGCAAACCGAGGTGGCGCTTATCTGTCTGGCCATTTTCATTGTGGTGCTCATTGCCTTTAAGTACGTGTCTCTGGGCTCCATGCTAGCGGCCGTTGCGTTCCCACTGCTGTTGTTATTGCCGCAGTTTCATCCAGAAGAACCCTTGCTCATGGTCTTTGGCGTCTTGATTGCCCTGCTGGTCATTTTTACGCACCGCAAGAACATTGGGCGCCTGATGCATGGCGTGGAAAGCAAAATCAGCTTTAGCGGGAGGAAGTCCTGA
- a CDS encoding porin family protein, producing MKKLILLVAAVFTVSFAQAQGGIKLGLKAGANLASFSGEDADDAKNKFGFHVGGFLDYGISEMVSIRPEVLYSMKGAKYKEDGDEGSFNLNYIDVPVLVRINADQLFFEFGPTLSFLVKSEAEMGDFKVDMGDAMKKTDFGYAAGLGYNFTEKVGLGLRYNGGLSNIFEDEDNGKLRNSVFMLSLAYTIK from the coding sequence ATGAAAAAATTAATCCTTTTAGTTGCTGCAGTATTCACAGTTTCTTTTGCCCAAGCCCAGGGCGGTATCAAATTAGGTTTGAAAGCCGGTGCTAACTTGGCTTCGTTCTCTGGTGAAGATGCCGATGACGCTAAAAACAAGTTCGGTTTCCATGTTGGTGGTTTTCTGGACTATGGCATCTCAGAGATGGTTTCTATCCGTCCAGAGGTGTTGTACTCTATGAAAGGTGCTAAATACAAAGAGGATGGCGATGAAGGTAGCTTTAATCTGAATTATATTGATGTGCCAGTACTTGTTAGAATTAATGCTGACCAACTGTTCTTCGAGTTTGGTCCTACTCTGTCATTCTTAGTTAAGTCTGAAGCAGAAATGGGTGATTTCAAGGTTGACATGGGTGATGCAATGAAAAAAACTGACTTCGGGTATGCTGCTGGCTTAGGCTACAACTTCACTGAGAAAGTTGGTCTTGGTCTTCGTTACAACGGTGGTTTGTCCAACATCTTTGAAGATGAAGACAACGGCAAGCTTCGCAACTCAGTTTTCATGTTGTCTTTGGCTTATACTATTAAATAG
- a CDS encoding porin family protein, which produces MKKIVLFVAAALSFSFANAQSGPRIGLKAGVTYSNLSGDLENEDLYKNKFGFTGGLTANFDLSGDGFLSLQPELLYSQKGYQYSDEKFTVTTPQGTYDYKLKGDMNFNYLELPVMLRVNAGGLFFEAGPQVAYLLSVKDNSELKINDQSYEDIEKRDKDQFSEIEIGYAAGVGYQLNNGLSLGVRYNGGINSLAKEDNDELTNARHSAVVATIGFTLPRK; this is translated from the coding sequence ATGAAAAAGATTGTATTATTTGTAGCTGCCGCACTTTCCTTCTCTTTCGCGAACGCTCAATCTGGACCACGTATTGGCTTAAAGGCTGGGGTTACTTATTCTAACCTGTCCGGCGACTTAGAAAACGAAGACCTCTATAAAAACAAGTTTGGATTCACGGGTGGTTTAACTGCCAACTTTGACTTGTCTGGAGATGGTTTCCTTTCCTTGCAGCCAGAATTGCTCTACTCGCAGAAAGGATATCAGTACAGTGATGAGAAGTTCACCGTGACCACGCCACAAGGCACCTATGACTACAAACTGAAAGGCGACATGAACTTCAATTACCTGGAGTTGCCAGTGATGTTGCGCGTGAATGCCGGTGGCCTGTTCTTTGAAGCTGGTCCGCAGGTGGCTTACTTGCTTTCTGTCAAAGACAACAGTGAGCTAAAGATCAATGACCAAAGCTATGAAGACATTGAGAAAAGAGACAAGGACCAGTTCTCTGAGATTGAGATTGGTTACGCCGCCGGTGTTGGGTACCAATTGAACAACGGTCTTAGCCTTGGCGTAAGGTACAACGGTGGTATCAACAGCCTGGCCAAAGAAGACAATGATGAACTGACCAACGCGCGTCATTCTGCCGTAGTGGCCACCATTGGGTTCACGCTTCCACGTAAATAA